In Carya illinoinensis cultivar Pawnee chromosome 7, C.illinoinensisPawnee_v1, whole genome shotgun sequence, the following are encoded in one genomic region:
- the LOC122317173 gene encoding receptor-like protein 53: MADRVCFLIPYFLTPFLVQSYITALAGANVAIPNITTDQSALLALKASISYDPHTILANNWSTNTSVCDWVGVTCGSRHLQVTALNLSYMGLDGTIPPHIGNLSFLVSLTIRNNSFHGSIPNELFRLHQLQFLNFGYNEFNGEMPSWIGLLTKLQHLAFFGNNFIGELPEMENLTMLTELNLSQNNFAGTISLTLFKCKQLQILDLGKNNFKGVVPREIGNLSMLTKLSLRDNNNEGIVFVVLVQFLSFESTK, encoded by the exons ATGGCAGATAGAGTTTGTTTCCTCATACCCTATTTTCTCACTCCCTTCTTGGTACAATCTTACATTACTGCCTTAGCCGGGGCCAATGTTGCCATTCCTAACATTACAACCGATCAATCTGCTCTTTTGGCTTTGAAGGCTAGTATTTCTTATGATCCTCACACTATTTTGGCAAACAATTGGTCAACCAATACTTCTGTTTGTGATTGGGTTGGTGTCACCTGTGGTTCTAGACATCTCCAAGTCACTGCCTTGAACCTTTCTTACATGGGTCTCGATGGTACCATTCCTCCACATATTGGGAACCTCTCGTTTCTTGTTAGCCTAACGATCAGAAACAATAGCTTTCACGGTTCAATTCCGAATGAGTTGTTTCGTCTTCATCAGCTGCAATTCTTAAACTTCGGATACAATGAATTCAATGGAGAAATGCCATCATGGATAGGATTGCTAACCAAACTTCAACATCTAGCGTTTTTTGGTAACAACTTCATAG GTGAACTCCCAGAAATGGAGAACTTAACCATGCTTACAGAATTAAACCTTAGTCAAAACAACTTTGCAG GGACCATCTCATTAACTTTGTTCAAGTGCAAACAGCTGCAAATTCTAGATTTGgggaaaaataatttcaaaggaGTAGTACCCCGAGAAATAGGGAACTTAAGCATGCTTACAAAATTAAGCCTTCGTGATAACAACAATGAAggtattgtttttgttgttttagttCAGTTCCTTTCATTCGAAAGCACAAAGTAA